One part of the Janthinobacterium sp. 17J80-10 genome encodes these proteins:
- the carA gene encoding glutamine-hydrolyzing carbamoyl-phosphate synthase small subunit, whose amino-acid sequence MLPFFSGQTVPAILALADGSIFQGFSIGAPGQTIGEVVFNTSMTGYQEILTDPSYSRQIVTLTYPHIGNVGINPEDIEAAKVHAAGLIIKDLPLLASNFRSRQTLPDYLKAEGIVAIAGIDTRKLTRILREKGAQSGAIIAGHDLVASRAVDLAQSFPGLAGLDLAKVVSTEKSYVWNETEWKLGQGYGKQIAPKFHVVAYDFGVKYNILRMLAERGCKVTVLPAQASAADALALNPDGIFLSNGPGDPEPCDYAIAATRELIESGLPTFGICLGHQIMALACGAKTVKMKCGHHGANHPVQDLDTKQVMITSQNHGFAADADSLPANCRVTHVSLFDGTLQGFERTDRPAFCFQGHPEASPGPHDIAPLFDRFIGLMSKAKMEKQNNA is encoded by the coding sequence TTGCTGCCTTTTTTTTCTGGCCAAACAGTACCGGCCATCCTGGCTCTCGCTGACGGGTCAATCTTTCAGGGTTTTTCCATCGGCGCCCCCGGCCAGACCATCGGTGAAGTGGTGTTCAACACTTCCATGACCGGTTACCAGGAAATCCTGACCGATCCCAGTTACAGCCGTCAGATCGTTACCCTGACATATCCCCACATCGGCAATGTCGGCATCAATCCGGAAGATATCGAAGCCGCCAAGGTGCATGCCGCCGGCCTGATCATCAAGGACCTGCCGCTGCTGGCCTCGAACTTCCGTTCGCGCCAGACCCTGCCGGACTACCTGAAGGCCGAAGGCATCGTCGCCATCGCCGGCATCGATACCCGCAAGCTGACCCGCATCCTGCGCGAGAAGGGCGCCCAGAGCGGCGCCATTATCGCCGGCCATGACCTGGTCGCCAGCCGCGCCGTCGATCTGGCCCAGTCTTTTCCGGGGCTGGCTGGACTGGACCTGGCCAAGGTGGTCAGCACCGAAAAGTCCTATGTCTGGAATGAAACCGAATGGAAGCTCGGCCAGGGGTACGGCAAGCAGATCGCGCCGAAATTTCACGTGGTCGCCTATGATTTCGGCGTCAAGTACAACATCCTGCGCATGCTGGCCGAGCGTGGCTGCAAGGTGACCGTGCTGCCGGCGCAGGCAAGCGCGGCGGACGCACTGGCGCTGAATCCGGACGGTATTTTCCTGTCCAATGGCCCCGGCGACCCGGAACCCTGCGATTACGCCATTGCCGCCACGCGCGAGTTGATCGAGAGCGGCTTGCCGACATTCGGCATCTGCCTCGGCCACCAGATCATGGCGCTGGCCTGCGGCGCCAAGACCGTCAAGATGAAATGCGGCCACCATGGCGCCAATCACCCGGTGCAGGACCTCGACACCAAGCAGGTGATGATCACCTCGCAAAACCACGGCTTTGCTGCCGATGCCGATAGTCTGCCGGCGAACTGCCGCGTCACCCATGTGTCGCTGTTCGATGGCACCCTGCAGGGTTTTGAGCGCACCGACCGTCCGGCCTTCTGCTTCCAGGGACACCCGGAAGCGTCGCCCGGCCCGCATGACATCGCCCCCTTGTTCGATCGCTTTATCGGACTGATGTCCAAGGCGAAGATGGAGAAACAGAATAATGCCTAA
- a CDS encoding response regulator, with product MLTHSSPDMPVKPRVLIADDSRIVRATLIKHIQGMFDFREAMNGEEAWETLLIDPSIRVVITDLSMPRLDGYGLLGRIRGSEISRIRNLPVVVVSGSDEQSERDRAKAAGANDLITKGIETAQLLSRLDVLAKLVNTQREFERSLEVLAKNMTSATQLQLATPAALDSHATKALTIALGNRKNFVILNVMVGLRHAELDGQAMSPPAPVVHAVGQLLQRTIRQSDRVAQTGEAEFVLATGSIHFDSARNFAQRICRAISNANMVRDEHMSFIASCGLVSLSEQYGEGDIRPSLADLKEVAWRRARLGLNLATTGVVGVEEELAFGKDGRLPPMSLPEIVTAASSGRQAEPAPATAASGVSFFQSHDGQEGQAEPIELSTLVRWIREGKQDKVLQHMQDLSQELKPLVELLIRQGQA from the coding sequence ATGTTGACACATTCCTCTCCTGATATGCCGGTGAAGCCGCGCGTCCTGATCGCCGACGATTCCAGGATTGTACGGGCGACCCTGATCAAGCATATTCAGGGCATGTTCGATTTTCGCGAAGCGATGAATGGCGAGGAAGCATGGGAAACCCTGCTGATCGATCCGAGCATTCGCGTGGTGATAACGGACCTGTCCATGCCCCGGCTGGATGGCTATGGCTTGCTCGGGCGCATACGCGGCTCCGAAATCAGCCGCATCCGCAATCTGCCGGTGGTGGTGGTGTCGGGCAGCGATGAGCAGTCCGAGCGCGACCGCGCCAAGGCTGCCGGCGCCAATGATCTGATTACCAAGGGCATCGAAACTGCGCAATTGCTGTCGCGCCTGGATGTCCTCGCCAAGCTGGTTAACACGCAGCGCGAATTCGAGCGCAGCCTGGAAGTCCTGGCGAAAAACATGACATCCGCCACGCAACTGCAGCTGGCAACGCCGGCCGCGCTGGATTCGCATGCGACCAAGGCGCTCACCATCGCGCTGGGCAACCGCAAGAATTTCGTCATTCTGAATGTCATGGTCGGTTTGCGCCATGCCGAACTCGATGGCCAGGCCATGTCGCCACCTGCGCCGGTGGTCCATGCGGTCGGCCAGCTCCTGCAGCGCACGATCCGACAGTCCGACCGGGTGGCGCAAACGGGGGAGGCGGAATTCGTCCTGGCCACCGGCAGCATCCACTTCGATTCCGCGCGCAATTTCGCCCAGCGTATTTGCCGTGCCATTTCCAATGCCAACATGGTCAGGGATGAGCACATGTCCTTCATTGCCAGCTGCGGACTGGTGTCGCTGTCCGAACAATACGGGGAAGGCGATATTCGCCCCAGCCTGGCGGATCTGAAGGAGGTCGCCTGGCGTCGCGCCCGACTGGGACTGAATCTTGCCACGACAGGCGTAGTCGGGGTGGAAGAGGAGCTGGCCTTCGGCAAGGATGGCCGCTTGCCGCCCATGTCCCTGCCTGAAATCGTCACTGCGGCCTCGTCCGGACGCCAGGCTGAACCTGCGCCGGCTACAGCTGCTTCCGGCGTTTCCTTTTTTCAGTCGCACGATGGCCAGGAGGGGCAGGCCGAGCCGATCGAACTTTCCACGCTGGTGCGCTGGATCCGCGAGGGCAAGCAGGATAAGGTGTTGCAGCACATGCAAGACCTCTCGCAGGAGTTGAAGCCGCTGGTGGAGTTGCTGATTCGGCAAGGCCAGGCCTGA
- a CDS encoding C40 family peptidase has protein sequence MIIFSPSCRLYCIKLLPLLLAGMLACSSAAAIDGLPLDSAPPVPVTPASRFKAFTNRASEVALNAMGLLGIRYKMGGNSPESGLDCSGLVRHVFKQAWGTVLPRTAEEISRVGEQVNHNELRPGDLVFFNTLRRTFSHVGIYLGDNKFIHSPSAGGQVRIESMDLAYWKNRFNGARRINEPETSN, from the coding sequence ATGATAATTTTTTCACCTTCCTGCCGGTTGTATTGCATCAAGCTGTTGCCCCTTCTGCTGGCAGGCATGCTCGCGTGCAGTTCGGCTGCGGCAATAGACGGCTTGCCGCTGGATTCCGCGCCCCCGGTACCAGTGACGCCTGCGAGCCGCTTCAAGGCGTTTACCAATCGCGCATCTGAAGTCGCGCTTAACGCCATGGGCTTGCTGGGCATCCGCTATAAAATGGGTGGAAATTCGCCGGAAAGCGGTCTGGATTGCAGCGGCCTGGTGCGCCACGTCTTCAAGCAGGCGTGGGGAACGGTCTTGCCGCGTACTGCCGAAGAAATCAGCCGGGTCGGCGAGCAAGTCAACCATAATGAATTGCGTCCGGGTGATCTGGTATTTTTCAATACCCTGCGCCGCACTTTCTCCCATGTCGGCATTTACCTCGGCGACAACAAGTTCATCCACTCGCCTTCCGCCGGAGGCCAGGTACGCATCGAAAGCATGGATCTTGCATACTGGAAGAACCGTTTCAACGGTGCACGTCGCATCAACGAGCCGGAAACCAGCAACTGA
- a CDS encoding patatin-like phospholipase family protein: MSAFRLRSTLSLILVATALGGCATSTAPVTPAQPVAVVQAKAPRAVKIGLALGGGAARGFAHIGVIKVLEAQGIVPDIVVGTSAGSLVGALYAAGNNGFALHKMALEMEEAAISDWSIPLFARSSGVLKGEALQGYVNKAVNNLPLEKMKIPFGAVATDLRTGTPMIFRKGNTGLAVRASSAVPSVFQPVQVGGHTYVDGGLVSPVPVRFAREMGADFVIAVNISSQPESQAASSSMEIVLQTFAIMGQSINQYELKEADVVIKPGLGGMKGSDFAGRNLAILAGEQATLARMAEIKQKLQAMRAQ, from the coding sequence ATGTCTGCCTTCCGCTTGCGTTCCACCCTTTCCCTGATCCTCGTCGCAACTGCCCTTGGCGGTTGCGCCACATCGACAGCGCCTGTCACCCCTGCCCAACCGGTCGCTGTCGTCCAGGCCAAGGCGCCGCGCGCAGTCAAGATAGGACTGGCTCTCGGAGGCGGTGCCGCGCGCGGTTTTGCCCACATTGGCGTCATCAAAGTCCTTGAAGCGCAGGGAATCGTCCCCGATATCGTGGTGGGCACCAGTGCCGGCAGCCTGGTGGGTGCACTGTATGCCGCCGGCAATAACGGTTTTGCCCTGCACAAGATGGCGCTCGAAATGGAAGAGGCCGCCATTTCCGACTGGTCGATACCGCTGTTTGCACGATCAAGCGGTGTCCTGAAGGGTGAGGCATTGCAAGGGTATGTCAACAAGGCAGTCAACAACCTCCCGCTGGAAAAAATGAAGATTCCCTTTGGGGCTGTTGCGACCGATTTGCGTACCGGGACGCCAATGATTTTCCGCAAGGGCAATACCGGGCTGGCAGTACGGGCTTCTTCCGCCGTGCCCAGCGTATTCCAGCCGGTCCAGGTCGGCGGGCATACTTATGTCGACGGCGGCCTGGTGTCACCCGTGCCAGTTCGGTTCGCGCGGGAAATGGGCGCCGATTTTGTGATTGCCGTGAATATCTCTTCGCAGCCGGAATCGCAAGCTGCCTCCTCTTCGATGGAAATCGTGCTGCAAACCTTCGCCATCATGGGACAAAGCATCAACCAGTACGAATTGAAGGAAGCAGACGTGGTGATCAAGCCTGGGCTGGGCGGCATGAAAGGCAGTGATTTTGCAGGCCGTAACCTGGCCATACTTGCAGGCGAACAAGCAACATTGGCGCGGATGGCGGAGATCAAGCAGAAATTGCAGGCAATGCGCGCGCAATAA
- the phoR gene encoding phosphate regulon sensor histidine kinase PhoR produces MNPQLIFWVPAMLRLLLVVIGAGVVWAFFGAAAGLAAALLAVTVLVFLQLYYLNRLDRWLDNPESEKMPDGWGAWTDVFSRLYKMRRNDERHQAELAEWLARFRQAMSLLPDGVVIMDDVLFLEWCNPIAQTHLGLDLERDKGMRVTNLIRHPDFMDYIILGRYEQPLTLTLRGRKLVVHLIPFENRRQILVTHDATESERIDMMRRDFIANASHELRTPLTVINGFLEIACAQPNLEVATRQSHLKLMSEQGQRMQNLVEDMLTLSRLESTDFPLRREKVHVKALLEQIVREADALSGGKHKISLTVDGPDIQGNTEELRSAFTNLVTNAIRYTPAQGKIDLQWQNTAQGPQFSVRDSGIGISREHIVRLTERFYRVDKSRSRETQGTGLGLAIVKHVMLRHQGKLVIESTVNEGSTFVAQFPASSVHCDNG; encoded by the coding sequence ATGAATCCGCAACTGATTTTCTGGGTGCCGGCGATGCTGCGGCTGCTGCTGGTCGTCATTGGCGCGGGCGTCGTCTGGGCATTTTTCGGCGCGGCTGCCGGACTGGCTGCGGCCCTTCTGGCCGTGACGGTTCTGGTCTTCCTACAGTTGTATTACCTCAATCGGCTCGACCGCTGGCTCGACAATCCGGAAAGCGAGAAAATGCCTGATGGCTGGGGCGCCTGGACCGATGTCTTTTCGCGCCTGTACAAGATGCGGCGCAATGATGAGCGTCACCAGGCCGAGCTGGCCGAGTGGCTGGCGCGCTTTCGGCAAGCCATGAGCCTGTTGCCGGACGGCGTCGTCATCATGGATGACGTGCTGTTCCTGGAATGGTGCAACCCGATCGCGCAAACCCACCTGGGCCTGGACCTGGAGCGCGACAAGGGCATGCGGGTCACCAACCTGATCCGCCACCCGGATTTCATGGATTACATCATTCTTGGCCGTTACGAACAGCCGCTGACCTTGACCTTGCGCGGGCGTAAGCTGGTCGTGCACCTGATCCCCTTCGAAAACCGTCGCCAGATCCTGGTTACGCACGATGCCACCGAATCCGAGCGCATCGACATGATGCGCCGCGACTTTATCGCCAATGCCTCGCACGAACTGCGTACGCCCCTGACCGTCATCAACGGCTTTCTCGAAATCGCCTGCGCCCAGCCGAATCTTGAAGTTGCCACACGCCAGTCGCATTTGAAACTGATGAGCGAGCAGGGCCAGCGCATGCAAAACCTGGTGGAAGACATGCTGACCCTGAGCCGCCTGGAATCGACCGACTTTCCCCTGCGTCGTGAAAAGGTGCACGTCAAGGCCTTGCTCGAGCAAATCGTGCGCGAAGCCGACGCGCTTTCCGGCGGCAAGCACAAGATCAGCCTCACGGTCGACGGCCCGGATATCCAGGGCAATACGGAAGAATTGCGCAGTGCCTTCACCAACCTGGTGACCAATGCCATCCGTTATACCCCGGCGCAGGGCAAGATCGACCTGCAGTGGCAAAATACCGCGCAAGGTCCGCAGTTTTCGGTGCGCGATTCCGGCATCGGCATCAGCCGTGAGCACATCGTGCGCCTGACGGAACGTTTTTATCGCGTCGACAAGAGCCGCTCGCGCGAAACCCAGGGGACGGGCCTGGGCCTGGCGATCGTCAAGCACGTCATGCTGCGCCATCAGGGCAAACTGGTGATTGAATCCACCGTCAATGAAGGCAGTACCTTCGTGGCGCAGTTTCCCGCCAGTAGCGTGCATTGCGACAACGGCTAG
- a CDS encoding response regulator produces the protein MSADKTTILIVEDEPAIVELVSFTLKEAGWQVQAVGTAGEAWEFLQRRTPHLVLLDWMLPDQAGLRLLARIRADRQLQPLPVIMLTAKSMEEDKIAGLDQGADDYITKPFSPRELTARIKALLRRKSPEHAQNLMTAGVVALDPVSCSVSLNGEKIDIGHAEYRLLKFFMAHPERVFSRNQLLDKVWGDHVVIEERTVDVHVLRLRKALKEAEALIKTVRSVGYMLSEK, from the coding sequence ATGTCGGCTGATAAGACCACCATACTGATTGTCGAAGACGAGCCCGCCATTGTCGAGCTCGTCAGTTTTACGCTCAAGGAAGCGGGTTGGCAGGTGCAGGCGGTGGGGACCGCGGGCGAAGCCTGGGAATTCCTGCAGCGCCGCACGCCGCACCTGGTCCTGCTGGACTGGATGCTGCCGGACCAGGCCGGCTTGCGCCTGCTGGCACGCATCCGCGCCGACCGCCAGCTGCAGCCGCTGCCGGTCATCATGCTGACGGCAAAGAGCATGGAAGAAGACAAGATCGCCGGCCTAGACCAGGGCGCCGATGATTACATCACCAAGCCTTTTTCGCCGCGTGAACTGACCGCACGCATCAAGGCGCTGTTGCGGCGCAAGAGCCCGGAGCACGCGCAAAACCTCATGACGGCCGGTGTCGTTGCGCTCGATCCGGTCAGCTGCAGCGTCAGCCTCAACGGTGAAAAAATCGATATCGGCCATGCCGAGTATCGCCTGCTGAAATTTTTCATGGCGCACCCGGAGCGGGTGTTTTCGCGCAACCAGCTGCTCGACAAGGTCTGGGGCGACCATGTCGTCATCGAGGAGCGCACGGTCGATGTGCACGTGCTGCGCCTGCGCAAGGCATTGAAGGAAGCCGAAGCCCTGATCAAGACGGTGCGCAGCGTCGGTTACATGCTGTCGGAAAAATGA
- the phoU gene encoding phosphate signaling complex protein PhoU: MTGEHSSKQYDMDLETIRSRVLQMGGLVESQFQDAIKSFRTGDNGLAQQVIKGDEQVNRLEVMLDDTCNHLIVKRQPAANDLRMVMSTVKVITDLERIGDEAVKIARVASGANERSTSGLVNQSELVRVIAGRAAELLHEALDAFARKDEKQATRLIAKDAVIDHEYGILMRSLITFMMEDPRTISVALDTMWVAKAIERIGDHAKNIAEYVIYVVEGKDIRHSDYVATKLEQ; this comes from the coding sequence ATGACGGGCGAGCATTCATCCAAACAATACGACATGGATCTGGAAACCATCCGATCCAGAGTCTTGCAAATGGGCGGCCTGGTGGAAAGCCAGTTCCAGGATGCCATCAAGAGTTTTCGCACTGGCGACAATGGCCTGGCGCAGCAAGTCATCAAGGGGGACGAGCAGGTCAATCGCCTGGAAGTGATGCTGGACGATACCTGCAACCACCTGATCGTCAAGCGCCAGCCAGCTGCCAACGATTTGCGCATGGTGATGTCCACCGTCAAGGTGATTACCGACCTGGAGCGCATCGGCGACGAGGCAGTGAAGATTGCGCGGGTCGCGTCTGGCGCGAATGAACGCAGCACCAGCGGCCTGGTCAACCAGTCCGAGCTGGTGCGCGTGATCGCCGGGCGCGCGGCCGAGCTGCTGCACGAAGCGCTGGATGCCTTCGCGCGCAAGGACGAAAAGCAGGCGACCAGGCTGATCGCCAAGGATGCCGTGATCGATCACGAGTATGGCATCCTGATGCGCAGCCTGATCACGTTCATGATGGAAGACCCGCGCACGATTTCCGTGGCGCTCGACACGATGTGGGTGGCCAAGGCCATCGAGCGTATCGGCGACCATGCCAAGAATATCGCTGAATATGTCATCTATGTGGTGGAAGGCAAGGATATCCGCCACAGCGATTACGTAGCCACCAAACTCGAACAATGA
- the pstB gene encoding phosphate ABC transporter ATP-binding protein PstB: MQMNDPAIMSAGLAKTIEISNLDFYYGTFQGLKNINLDVHEKQVTAFIGPSGCGKSTLLRTLNRMYDLYPGQRAEGNIMFRGRNILDPGLDVNMLRAKVGMVFQKPTPFPMSVYDNIAFGVRLYENLSKGEMDERVEWALNKAALWGEVKDKLNKSGLSLSGGQQQRLCIARGVAVKPEVLLLDEPTSALDPISTAKIEELITELKQDYTITIVTHNMQQAARCSDYTAYMYLGELVEFGETDQIFMNPAKQATQDYITGRFG, translated from the coding sequence ATGCAAATGAACGATCCCGCCATCATGTCCGCCGGCCTTGCCAAGACGATCGAAATTTCGAACCTGGACTTTTACTATGGAACATTCCAGGGGCTGAAGAATATCAACCTCGATGTCCACGAAAAGCAGGTCACCGCCTTCATCGGCCCGTCCGGCTGCGGCAAGTCGACCCTGCTGCGTACCCTGAACCGCATGTATGACCTGTATCCCGGCCAGCGCGCCGAGGGTAATATCATGTTCCGCGGCAGGAATATCCTCGACCCCGGCCTCGACGTGAACATGCTGAGGGCGAAGGTGGGCATGGTGTTCCAGAAGCCCACGCCTTTTCCGATGTCGGTGTATGACAACATCGCCTTCGGCGTGCGCCTCTACGAAAACCTTTCCAAAGGCGAGATGGACGAGCGCGTGGAGTGGGCCTTGAACAAGGCGGCGCTGTGGGGCGAGGTCAAGGACAAGCTCAACAAGAGCGGCCTGTCGCTCTCCGGCGGCCAGCAGCAGCGCCTGTGCATCGCCCGTGGCGTGGCAGTCAAGCCGGAAGTGCTGCTGCTGGATGAGCCGACCTCGGCGCTGGACCCAATTTCGACAGCCAAGATCGAGGAGCTGATCACCGAACTCAAGCAGGATTACACCATCACCATCGTCACCCATAACATGCAGCAGGCCGCGCGTTGCTCGGACTATACTGCCTACATGTACCTCGGTGAACTGGTGGAGTTTGGCGAGACGGACCAGATCTTCATGAACCCGGCCAAGCAGGCTACCCAGGATTACATTACCGGCCGTTTCGGCTGA
- the pstA gene encoding phosphate ABC transporter permease PstA yields MDKNVNPVYRRRRWVHRIGIALSFLAMLVGLSFLIWILATLVIKGFGAISVDLFTHTTPSPDSDGGGLLNAIVGSLLMVGAATLISTPIGILAGMYLAEYGEESWFAQVTRFVTDIMLSAPSIVIGLFVYAIYVANVKHFSGWAGTFAISLIAIPVVVRTTDNMLKLVPSSLREAAFALGAPRWKVATMVRLRAVKAGVVTGVLLAVARISGETAPLLFTALNNQFFSADMNAPMANLPVVIYQFAMSPYDNWRSLAWGGALLVTFSVLALNILSRTMFSQKTQR; encoded by the coding sequence ATGGACAAGAACGTCAATCCGGTCTATCGCCGCCGGCGGTGGGTGCACCGCATCGGCATCGCCCTGTCTTTCCTGGCAATGCTCGTCGGCCTGAGCTTCCTCATATGGATTCTGGCGACGCTGGTCATCAAGGGCTTCGGCGCCATCAGCGTCGACTTGTTCACGCACACCACGCCGTCTCCAGACAGCGATGGCGGCGGCCTGCTGAACGCCATCGTCGGCAGCCTGCTGATGGTCGGCGCAGCGACCCTGATCAGCACGCCGATCGGCATCCTGGCCGGGATGTACCTGGCAGAATACGGCGAGGAGAGCTGGTTTGCCCAGGTCACGCGCTTTGTCACCGACATCATGCTGTCGGCGCCATCGATCGTCATCGGCCTGTTCGTGTATGCCATCTATGTTGCCAACGTCAAGCATTTTTCCGGCTGGGCCGGCACCTTCGCCATTTCGCTGATCGCCATTCCCGTGGTCGTGCGCACCACCGACAATATGCTGAAGCTGGTGCCCAGCAGCCTGCGCGAAGCGGCATTTGCGCTGGGCGCGCCGCGCTGGAAGGTGGCTACCATGGTGCGCCTGCGCGCCGTCAAGGCCGGCGTGGTGACCGGTGTCCTGCTGGCGGTGGCGCGCATTTCCGGCGAAACCGCGCCGCTGCTGTTCACCGCGCTGAACAACCAGTTCTTCAGCGCCGACATGAATGCGCCGATGGCCAACCTGCCTGTGGTGATCTACCAGTTCGCCATGAGCCCTTACGACAACTGGCGTTCCCTGGCCTGGGGCGGCGCCTTGCTGGTGACCTTCAGTGTGCTGGCATTGAATATCCTTTCTCGCACCATGTTCAGCCAGAAAACGCAACGATGA
- the pstC gene encoding phosphate ABC transporter permease subunit PstC, with the protein MRRQRWQDFLFHKVTLGFALFVLLVLLGILVSLVIGAMPAFREFGWSFITTVEWDPVNDKYGALIAIAGTLGTSFIALLIAFPLSFGIALFLTEICPAWLKRPLGTAVELLAGVPSIIYGMWGLFVFVPLFAEYVQPALKATLGQVPVIGVLFNGPMMGMGILAAGLILAVMIIPFISSVMRDVFEIVPTVLKESAYGLGCTKWEVVRKVVLPYTKNGVVGGVMLGLGRALGETMAVTFVIGNAHKLSWSIFTPGNSIASTLANEFAEAESVLHVSSLYALGLILFVITFIVLSAAKLMLRGMARKEGV; encoded by the coding sequence ATGCGCCGACAGCGCTGGCAGGATTTCCTGTTTCATAAAGTAACCCTCGGCTTTGCCCTTTTTGTCCTGCTGGTATTGCTGGGAATCCTGGTCTCACTGGTCATTGGCGCCATGCCGGCCTTCCGGGAATTTGGCTGGTCCTTCATCACGACCGTCGAGTGGGATCCCGTCAATGACAAGTACGGGGCGCTGATCGCCATCGCCGGCACCCTGGGGACGTCCTTCATCGCGCTGCTGATTGCCTTTCCCCTGAGCTTTGGCATCGCGCTGTTTCTCACCGAGATCTGCCCGGCCTGGCTGAAGCGCCCCCTGGGTACCGCGGTGGAACTCCTGGCCGGCGTGCCCAGCATCATTTACGGCATGTGGGGGCTGTTCGTCTTTGTGCCGCTGTTTGCAGAGTATGTGCAGCCAGCCTTGAAAGCAACGCTGGGCCAGGTGCCCGTCATCGGCGTTCTGTTCAATGGTCCGATGATGGGCATGGGCATCCTGGCTGCTGGCCTGATTCTGGCAGTCATGATCATTCCCTTCATTTCCTCGGTCATGCGCGACGTGTTTGAAATCGTGCCGACGGTCCTGAAAGAGTCTGCCTACGGGCTGGGGTGCACCAAGTGGGAAGTGGTGCGCAAGGTAGTCTTGCCGTACACGAAAAATGGCGTGGTAGGCGGCGTCATGCTGGGCCTTGGCCGTGCGCTGGGAGAGACCATGGCAGTGACCTTCGTGATTGGCAATGCCCACAAGCTGTCATGGTCGATTTTCACCCCTGGTAACAGTATCGCCTCGACACTGGCCAACGAATTTGCAGAAGCTGAATCGGTATTGCATGTGTCGTCACTGTATGCGCTCGGGCTGATCCTCTTCGTGATTACCTTTATTGTCCTTTCCGCGGCAAAACTGATGTTGCGCGGCATGGCGCGCAAGGAAGGAGTGTAA
- the pstS gene encoding phosphate ABC transporter substrate-binding protein PstS has protein sequence MRLNFRGTSLILAAALLVTGGMSQAADITGAGATFPYPIYSKWAESYKAATGTGMNYQSIGSGGGIKQIKAKTVDFGASDMPLKADELEKEGLTQFPAIMGGVVPVINVPGIAPGQLKLSGSAFAGIYLGKITKWNAAEIAADNPGVKLPAEDITVVHRADGSGTTFLFTDYLSKVNADFKSTVGAGTAVKWPTGVGGKGNEGVAANVQRIKHSIGYVEYAYAKKNRMTHAQLKNRDGQWVQPDDESFKAAAAGAQWDKTPGFALVLTDQAGKASWPITGASFIILHKVQADGAKGREVLKFFDWAYKNGGAMATDLDYVAMPPAVVKLVQDAWKTQLKDASGKAVW, from the coding sequence ATGCGACTCAATTTTCGTGGCACCTCGCTGATCCTGGCAGCCGCACTGCTTGTCACGGGCGGCATGTCGCAGGCAGCTGATATCACCGGCGCCGGCGCAACCTTCCCCTATCCCATCTATTCCAAGTGGGCCGAGTCTTACAAGGCCGCCACCGGCACCGGCATGAATTACCAGTCCATCGGTTCCGGCGGCGGCATCAAGCAGATCAAGGCCAAGACCGTCGATTTTGGCGCTTCCGACATGCCCCTGAAGGCGGACGAGCTGGAAAAGGAAGGCTTGACGCAATTCCCCGCCATTATGGGCGGCGTGGTGCCAGTCATTAATGTTCCTGGCATTGCTCCGGGGCAGTTGAAATTGTCTGGCAGTGCTTTTGCCGGCATTTACCTGGGCAAGATCACGAAGTGGAATGCTGCTGAAATCGCTGCCGACAATCCTGGCGTGAAATTGCCGGCCGAAGACATCACCGTCGTGCACCGTGCCGACGGCTCCGGCACCACCTTCCTGTTCACCGATTACCTTTCCAAGGTCAATGCCGACTTCAAGTCGACCGTTGGCGCAGGCACTGCCGTCAAGTGGCCTACCGGCGTGGGTGGCAAGGGTAACGAAGGCGTCGCTGCCAATGTCCAGCGCATCAAGCATTCGATCGGCTATGTTGAATACGCCTATGCCAAGAAAAACAGGATGACGCACGCCCAGTTGAAGAACCGGGATGGCCAGTGGGTACAGCCGGACGACGAGAGCTTCAAGGCAGCTGCTGCCGGTGCCCAGTGGGACAAGACTCCCGGCTTTGCGCTGGTGCTGACCGATCAGGCCGGCAAGGCCAGCTGGCCGATCACGGGGGCGTCCTTCATCATCCTGCACAAGGTGCAGGCGGATGGCGCCAAGGGCCGCGAAGTGCTGAAGTTCTTTGACTGGGCGTACAAGAATGGCGGCGCCATGGCCACGGACCTGGACTATGTTGCCATGCCGCCGGCCGTCGTCAAGCTGGTGCAGGATGCCTGGAAAACCCAGTTGAAAGATGCCTCCGGCAAGGCCGTCTGGTAA